One Myxococcus stipitatus DNA segment encodes these proteins:
- a CDS encoding RHS repeat-associated core domain-containing protein: MKLPSLLWRMVGGTALLVSPLALAQPAGFTDAKIQPPQLTAPQRGSLVGTYAQTAFGAADVARGGFALASPFSTPKDRGELLASPFPTYSSDAGLSEWGHGWQTRLEIRRWRVRGDLDYATDELTSPWGRLIQGADGFWYPADMNPPVRVEQSATGLVAYHPDGSVWSFGDGARVDTPKGTYAWHLREVVSPTGRKTRFTYEANSTGRLFLKTVEYGGTGNDFQYQVELAYATLAKPVDDFRSSKKLRMDRRVSSVAVKARNATSGLFEPRWQYQLTYDEPVEGVAFYLTRVDQTYGVAPTQTVGPTARYTYFKSSDALQAAAFTRVTKLDTTLASAGQDAIQPWRAALLDEDEDGRLDFEHAQAQTLYVQEDTGFRAEPLPPPDATTQTVCRPAASASNEPRLLARLRPNQVKADVVAITAVSGATEVKVCNRAGTLLSQQSLSGAWQPGPHTRFVDLNGDQQPDFIRVVAGGFQVRPNTSGAGPATTFGATLTGTLTPSVSATSSWVHDVNGDSIPDIVARLSNGLHVWPGTGQFSFDSASSKLYPVLTKTGASLAQLSTYSVMFVDVNRDGMADMLLSKTGLALLFVNNGTEFREVTVPALTFFNGTTSALAQGDFAGSGNTSLTVTKGLDAYSASLDGPETGLLQSADDGKGTVLGFTYTRLPAAPGARYRQPVLASLTSTSSGYDTVTYGYTYFGANYHSLGGYLLGFDSVVRSAPLESHAVNFLNGDTFAGLQLSDTRTDALTPFVKEVSFRQYEDTSFQGIAYKRLKEEGEGFQDAIVPGVTLTESTQTLSFDGVCPKQQVRVTPWGTLATNQTRANPSALVKHLHCLPATLSFTGTHPQEPTLDFGYQGVITRNAVGLVEKVEALGPQGAMPLQTATYWPDYTVKTVSEPGQGTTSFEYAPGRLLLSKVTQPDGVVVEVTERHPLHDGLLTLVTRHGATAHTERFRYDGMERLSKRWDGLGAASEVNPNETLDYRFATATRPAGIAVSSLVDAATNARRYAEEYVTAAGEDVAKARLVPEGWVVDGLTVHSRQQREKAQYTRPNLPANTDMAALDYASLLGGIELTSSVRTAVFGYEVDKLLRHHVDVQQTVSTGWALDGGRLRVQTQESGGGTRSQYLDAARRVTRYEDELGSTYTYTYDALGRLRGAVMPDGAGHWLTYDAYGRVGRVERDGVAKVDFEYTPGTWLVSAKRFRTPFNTLVRSESYQYDGAGRRTLISHANASGGVKQFRLYHDGATPSAPGDTSLPGLLTATSGDGYTKRLEYRADGLLAKTTLTLAGWRTVETEVAYTENGEVDTEVTRVKDASGSVLSTTTLGYDWDAWGRMSALTLDGQPWASVQYNGVGKTAKVDFGGGTFVELGYDALTRERTSLSQTTPSWASSIAWKLNARGLTGTELLHVGGAPLTREYDYSPQGFLTSAQDAQHTYAYGFDAAGLPLSITDDAGTRTLVVGANALVAGGVTYVMDGLGRTVSRDDLTLTYGPDGQVATAQKGGDSWSFLYDEDGERLLKRDGSGAPLAAYLKGGGYLDASGITQPVRVDGQLVGVLHNGTFRLLSTDRRGTVLADADGTARLPSPFGDRATHPTGAAALDYVEKAYDADLGFVRMGVRDYDTRINRFTTPDPLFLEDLEKCRESPVECNLYGYVSNRPLDLVDPTGTEEKKVTSGDPVGNMVSVAAPVAVAAGVRVGAPKAISGIKATYNLGKSVLNNPVVKVVRKGNAAIKVVKFIGGCLDGSNPLCAEPPSQSRARFIRQGIQELQDQQKLVHQELELYLDEAMQSTPDEERMDFVHQRIQELYGQSQALQKKIDIATENLDAAEEETREFYEELKK, translated from the coding sequence ATGAAACTCCCATCGCTCCTCTGGCGGATGGTGGGCGGCACCGCCCTGCTCGTCTCGCCACTCGCGCTCGCCCAGCCCGCGGGCTTCACCGACGCGAAGATCCAACCCCCGCAGCTCACCGCGCCGCAGCGCGGCTCGTTGGTGGGCACCTACGCCCAGACGGCCTTCGGCGCGGCGGACGTGGCGCGCGGCGGCTTCGCGCTCGCCTCGCCCTTCTCCACGCCCAAGGACCGGGGCGAGCTGCTCGCCTCGCCCTTCCCCACCTACTCCTCCGACGCGGGCCTGTCCGAGTGGGGCCACGGCTGGCAGACGCGGCTGGAGATCCGCCGCTGGCGCGTGCGCGGCGACCTCGACTACGCGACCGACGAGCTGACCAGCCCCTGGGGACGGCTCATCCAGGGCGCGGACGGCTTCTGGTACCCGGCGGACATGAACCCGCCGGTGCGCGTGGAGCAGTCCGCCACGGGGCTGGTCGCCTATCACCCGGACGGCAGCGTCTGGAGCTTCGGCGATGGCGCGCGGGTCGACACACCCAAGGGCACCTATGCGTGGCACCTGCGCGAGGTGGTCAGCCCCACCGGCCGCAAGACGCGCTTCACCTACGAGGCCAATTCGACCGGACGGCTGTTCCTGAAGACAGTGGAGTACGGCGGCACCGGCAACGACTTCCAGTACCAGGTGGAGCTGGCCTACGCGACGCTGGCCAAGCCGGTGGATGACTTCCGCTCCAGCAAGAAGCTGCGGATGGATCGCCGCGTGTCCTCCGTGGCGGTGAAGGCCCGCAACGCGACCTCCGGCCTGTTCGAGCCCCGCTGGCAGTACCAGCTCACCTACGACGAGCCCGTGGAGGGCGTGGCCTTCTACCTCACGCGGGTCGACCAGACCTACGGCGTCGCGCCCACGCAGACGGTGGGCCCCACGGCCCGCTACACCTACTTCAAGTCCTCGGACGCGCTCCAGGCGGCCGCCTTCACGCGCGTGACGAAGCTCGACACGACGCTGGCCAGCGCGGGCCAGGACGCCATCCAGCCCTGGCGCGCGGCCCTGCTGGACGAGGACGAGGACGGCCGGCTCGACTTCGAGCACGCCCAGGCGCAGACGCTCTACGTGCAGGAGGACACGGGCTTCCGGGCGGAGCCCCTGCCGCCCCCGGACGCCACCACCCAGACGGTGTGCCGTCCCGCGGCCAGCGCCAGCAACGAGCCCCGGCTGCTCGCCAGGCTGCGTCCCAACCAGGTCAAGGCGGACGTGGTGGCCATCACCGCGGTGAGCGGCGCCACGGAGGTGAAGGTCTGCAATCGCGCGGGCACGCTCCTGTCGCAGCAGTCCCTCTCCGGCGCGTGGCAACCCGGCCCCCACACCCGCTTCGTGGACCTGAACGGGGACCAGCAACCGGACTTCATCCGGGTGGTGGCCGGCGGCTTCCAGGTGCGCCCCAACACCAGCGGCGCGGGGCCGGCCACCACCTTCGGCGCCACCCTCACCGGGACGCTCACGCCGAGCGTCTCCGCCACCTCGTCGTGGGTGCATGACGTCAACGGCGACAGCATCCCGGACATCGTCGCGCGGCTGTCCAACGGCCTGCACGTGTGGCCCGGGACGGGGCAGTTCTCGTTCGACTCGGCCTCGAGCAAGCTGTACCCCGTGCTGACCAAGACGGGCGCGAGCCTGGCCCAGCTCAGCACGTACTCCGTGATGTTCGTGGACGTGAACCGCGACGGCATGGCGGACATGCTGCTGTCGAAGACGGGGCTGGCGCTGCTGTTCGTCAACAACGGGACGGAGTTCCGCGAGGTCACCGTCCCCGCGCTCACCTTCTTCAACGGCACGACGAGCGCGCTGGCGCAGGGGGACTTCGCCGGCAGCGGCAACACCAGCCTCACGGTGACGAAGGGGCTGGACGCCTACAGCGCCTCGCTGGACGGCCCGGAGACGGGGCTGCTCCAGTCGGCGGATGACGGCAAGGGCACCGTGCTGGGCTTCACGTACACGCGCCTGCCGGCGGCCCCCGGGGCGCGCTACCGGCAGCCCGTGCTGGCGTCGCTGACGTCCACGTCGTCCGGCTACGACACAGTCACCTACGGCTACACGTACTTCGGCGCCAACTACCACTCCCTGGGCGGCTACCTGCTCGGCTTCGACAGCGTGGTGCGCAGCGCGCCACTGGAGAGCCACGCGGTCAACTTCCTCAACGGCGACACCTTCGCGGGGCTCCAGCTCTCCGACACACGTACGGACGCGCTCACCCCCTTCGTCAAGGAGGTCTCCTTCCGCCAGTACGAGGACACGTCCTTCCAGGGCATCGCCTACAAGCGCCTGAAGGAGGAGGGAGAGGGCTTCCAGGACGCCATCGTCCCGGGGGTGACGCTCACCGAGTCCACCCAGACGCTCTCCTTCGACGGGGTGTGCCCGAAGCAGCAGGTGCGCGTGACGCCGTGGGGGACGCTCGCCACGAACCAGACCCGCGCCAATCCGTCCGCGCTGGTGAAGCACCTGCACTGCCTGCCCGCCACGCTGAGCTTCACCGGGACGCACCCGCAGGAGCCCACGCTCGACTTCGGCTACCAGGGCGTCATCACCCGCAACGCGGTGGGCCTGGTGGAGAAGGTGGAGGCGCTGGGACCGCAAGGCGCCATGCCCTTGCAGACAGCGACCTACTGGCCCGACTACACCGTGAAGACGGTGAGCGAGCCGGGCCAGGGCACCACCTCGTTCGAGTACGCCCCGGGCCGCCTGCTCCTCTCCAAGGTCACCCAGCCGGACGGCGTGGTGGTGGAGGTCACCGAGCGACACCCGTTGCATGACGGGCTGCTCACCCTCGTCACGCGCCACGGCGCCACCGCGCACACCGAGCGCTTCCGCTACGACGGCATGGAGCGGCTGTCCAAGCGCTGGGACGGGCTGGGCGCGGCGAGCGAGGTGAACCCGAACGAGACGCTCGACTACCGCTTCGCCACCGCCACGCGCCCGGCCGGCATCGCCGTGTCCTCGCTGGTGGACGCGGCCACCAACGCCCGCCGCTACGCCGAGGAGTACGTCACCGCCGCCGGCGAGGACGTGGCGAAGGCCCGCCTCGTCCCCGAGGGCTGGGTGGTGGACGGCCTGACGGTGCACAGCCGTCAGCAGCGGGAGAAGGCGCAATACACGCGCCCCAACCTCCCCGCGAACACGGACATGGCCGCGCTCGACTACGCGTCACTCCTGGGCGGCATCGAGCTGACCTCGAGCGTGCGCACGGCCGTCTTCGGCTACGAGGTGGACAAGCTCTTGCGCCACCACGTGGACGTCCAGCAGACGGTGTCGACGGGCTGGGCGCTCGACGGGGGCCGCCTGCGGGTGCAGACGCAGGAGAGCGGCGGCGGCACGCGCAGCCAGTACCTGGACGCGGCCAGGCGCGTGACGCGCTACGAGGACGAGCTGGGCTCGACCTATACGTACACGTATGACGCCCTGGGCCGCCTGCGCGGCGCGGTCATGCCGGATGGCGCGGGCCACTGGCTGACGTACGACGCCTATGGCCGCGTGGGTCGGGTGGAGCGCGACGGCGTGGCGAAGGTGGACTTCGAGTACACCCCGGGCACGTGGTTGGTGTCGGCCAAGCGCTTCCGCACGCCGTTCAACACGCTGGTGCGCAGCGAGAGCTACCAGTACGACGGCGCGGGCCGCCGCACGCTCATCTCCCACGCGAACGCGTCCGGCGGGGTGAAGCAGTTCCGGCTCTACCACGACGGCGCCACGCCCTCGGCGCCCGGCGACACCAGCCTGCCGGGCCTGCTCACCGCGACCTCGGGGGACGGGTACACCAAGCGACTGGAGTACCGGGCGGACGGGCTGCTGGCGAAGACGACGCTGACGCTCGCCGGCTGGCGCACCGTGGAGACGGAGGTCGCCTACACGGAGAATGGCGAGGTGGACACGGAGGTGACACGCGTGAAGGACGCGAGCGGCTCCGTGCTGTCCACCACGACGCTCGGCTACGACTGGGACGCGTGGGGCAGGATGAGCGCGCTGACGCTCGATGGCCAGCCCTGGGCGAGCGTGCAGTACAACGGCGTGGGCAAGACGGCGAAGGTGGACTTCGGCGGGGGCACGTTCGTCGAGCTGGGCTATGACGCCCTCACCCGCGAGCGCACCTCCCTCTCCCAGACGACCCCCTCCTGGGCTTCGTCCATCGCGTGGAAGCTGAACGCTCGCGGGCTCACCGGCACCGAGCTGCTCCACGTCGGTGGCGCGCCGCTCACGCGGGAGTACGACTACTCGCCCCAGGGCTTCCTCACGAGCGCCCAGGACGCGCAGCACACGTACGCGTATGGCTTCGACGCCGCGGGCCTGCCGCTCTCCATCACCGACGACGCGGGCACGCGCACGCTCGTGGTGGGAGCCAACGCGCTGGTGGCCGGGGGCGTGACGTACGTCATGGACGGGCTGGGCCGCACGGTGAGCCGCGACGACCTGACCCTGACCTATGGCCCGGACGGCCAGGTGGCCACGGCGCAGAAGGGTGGCGACAGCTGGAGCTTCCTCTACGACGAGGACGGGGAGCGGCTGCTCAAGCGCGACGGCTCCGGGGCACCGCTGGCGGCCTACCTGAAGGGCGGCGGCTACCTGGATGCATCCGGCATCACCCAGCCGGTTCGCGTGGACGGCCAGCTGGTGGGCGTGCTGCACAACGGGACGTTCCGGCTCCTGAGCACGGACCGCCGGGGCACGGTGCTGGCGGACGCGGACGGCACCGCGCGGCTGCCCTCGCCGTTCGGAGACCGGGCCACCCACCCCACCGGCGCCGCCGCGCTGGACTACGTGGAGAAGGCCTATGACGCGGACCTCGGCTTCGTGCGCATGGGCGTGCGCGACTACGACACGCGCATCAACCGCTTCACCACGCCGGACCCGCTGTTCCTCGAGGACCTGGAGAAGTGCCGCGAGAGCCCCGTGGAGTGCAACCTCTACGGCTACGTGAGCAACCGGCCCCTGGACCTGGTGGACCCCACGGGCACCGAGGAGAAGAAGGTGACGTCGGGCGACCCGGTGGGGAACATGGTGAGCGTGGCCGCGCCCGTCGCGGTGGCCGCGGGCGTGCGCGTGGGTGCCCCCAAGGCCATCTCCGGAATCAAGGCGACCTACAACCTGGGCAAGAGCGTGCTCAACAACCCCGTCGTCAAGGTGGTCCGCAAGGG
- a CDS encoding M28 family metallopeptidase: MASKISDSPRPLSLLQTRQTAGSKDARAATSNKPAGKDLGWNKDTFETRPATCKLPVPTTPTTPVPVDTTPKPTDPTKPTDPSAPTEPTTPTEPEQPPVSSLPDADPMTHIAYLSSDELQGRDSPSPGLDAASAYVQAHVQKYGLVGPNVNNPENPYQQKFDVFSWVGKPGAARSDEAHQGHKQFGHQLFEEGFYLEEGMPKETLTKLNRQYESAMKAEGQPAVAARNGKQRSVEELKALAEESGQAVNTLALLPGSGPHKDEVIVVMAHLDHVGTDRKGNVHNGADDNASGSAVLMAAVPELAEAAKKGELDRSVLFIWTGAEEKGLVGSQYFVDHPIPGLGTEDIAGVINVDMVGRWDDQRLSVVDTNRRGQPNYFRDLVDQANAKLADPFDRINKDINQYRDRQDGASFGDKGEDVLFMFEGLSNPKGGGDLIPEYHEPGDDIDLIVRDNGGEKPRRIKDLMLNVIELAANRVVEEPAAKK, translated from the coding sequence ATGGCCTCGAAGATCAGCGATTCGCCCCGTCCCCTGTCCCTCCTCCAGACGCGCCAGACGGCGGGCTCGAAGGACGCGCGCGCCGCCACTTCCAACAAGCCGGCGGGCAAGGACCTGGGCTGGAACAAGGACACCTTCGAGACCAGGCCGGCGACGTGCAAGCTCCCCGTCCCGACGACGCCGACGACCCCCGTCCCCGTCGACACCACGCCGAAGCCGACCGACCCGACGAAGCCGACCGACCCCTCGGCGCCCACCGAGCCCACGACGCCCACGGAGCCGGAGCAGCCCCCCGTCTCGTCCCTGCCGGACGCGGACCCGATGACGCACATCGCCTACTTGTCCTCGGACGAGCTGCAGGGGCGTGACAGCCCGTCCCCGGGCCTCGACGCGGCCTCCGCCTACGTGCAGGCCCACGTCCAGAAGTACGGCCTCGTGGGCCCCAACGTGAACAACCCGGAGAACCCCTACCAGCAGAAGTTCGACGTGTTCTCGTGGGTGGGCAAGCCGGGGGCGGCGCGGAGCGACGAGGCGCACCAGGGCCACAAGCAGTTCGGGCACCAGCTCTTCGAGGAGGGCTTCTACCTCGAGGAGGGCATGCCGAAGGAGACGCTCACCAAGCTCAACCGCCAGTACGAGAGCGCGATGAAGGCCGAGGGCCAGCCCGCGGTGGCCGCGCGCAACGGCAAGCAGCGCTCCGTGGAGGAGCTGAAGGCGCTGGCCGAGGAGTCCGGCCAGGCGGTGAACACCCTGGCGCTGCTGCCTGGCAGCGGTCCGCACAAGGACGAGGTCATCGTGGTGATGGCCCACCTGGACCACGTGGGCACGGACCGCAAGGGCAACGTGCACAACGGCGCGGACGACAACGCGTCCGGCAGCGCGGTGCTGATGGCGGCCGTGCCGGAGCTGGCCGAGGCCGCGAAGAAGGGCGAGCTGGACCGCTCCGTCCTCTTCATCTGGACGGGCGCGGAGGAGAAGGGCCTGGTCGGCTCGCAGTACTTCGTCGACCACCCCATCCCCGGCCTGGGCACGGAGGACATCGCCGGCGTCATCAACGTGGACATGGTGGGCCGCTGGGATGATCAGCGCCTGTCCGTCGTCGACACCAACCGCCGCGGCCAGCCCAACTACTTCCGCGACCTGGTGGACCAGGCCAACGCGAAGCTGGCCGACCCGTTCGACCGCATCAACAAGGACATCAACCAGTACCGCGACCGCCAGGATGGCGCCTCGTTCGGCGACAAGGGCGAGGACGTCCTCTTCATGTTCGAGGGCCTGTCCAACCCCAAGGGCGGCGGCGACCTCATCCCCGAGTACCACGAGCCCGGGGACGACATCGACCTCATCGTCCGCGACAACGGCGGCGAGAAGCCGCGCCGCATCAAGGACCTGATGCTCAACGTCATCGAGCTGGCCGCCAATCGCGTCGTAGAGGAGCCCGCGGCGAAGAAGTAG
- a CDS encoding gamma-glutamylcyclotransferase, whose amino-acid sequence MSSAPQPWFAFSLDLAPATARERLPSLPPIPALPDGELAEALDVEVVYDVDSPPWGGRVARLVDAPGKSLPGLLRRLPTGATWDAVVRLEAALAGATATRSVKVRTATGATLVALAFTPPARTGTGPGPISEAFLVTLALAAERAGLSPDHVERLQAEARIVQTVQQARAAVPPQGRKP is encoded by the coding sequence ATGTCCTCCGCTCCGCAGCCCTGGTTCGCGTTCTCCCTCGACCTGGCGCCGGCAACGGCGCGAGAGCGCCTGCCCTCCCTGCCTCCCATCCCCGCGTTGCCGGACGGGGAGCTGGCCGAGGCGCTCGACGTGGAGGTCGTCTACGACGTGGACTCGCCCCCCTGGGGCGGTCGCGTCGCCCGCCTGGTGGATGCTCCCGGAAAGAGCCTGCCGGGCCTGCTGCGGCGCCTGCCGACAGGAGCCACCTGGGACGCCGTGGTCCGCCTGGAGGCGGCCCTGGCCGGGGCCACCGCCACACGGAGCGTGAAGGTCCGCACGGCCACGGGGGCGACGCTCGTGGCCCTGGCCTTCACCCCGCCCGCGCGCACCGGCACCGGCCCGGGGCCCATCAGCGAGGCGTTCCTCGTCACCCTGGCGCTCGCCGCGGAACGGGCGGGCCTCTCCCCGGACCACGTGGAGCGGCTCCAGGCGGAGGCCCGCATCGTCCAGACCGTCCAGCAGGCCCGGGCCGCCGTCCCGCCCCAGGGGCGCAAGCCCTGA